The following proteins are encoded in a genomic region of Bosea beijingensis:
- a CDS encoding NAD(P)/FAD-dependent oxidoreductase, whose protein sequence is MSTTIREPDVAVIGGGVVGGAIALGLARNGAKVAILDEGDTALRASRGNFALVWVQSKGFGMPDYALWSRRSADAWHELAASLAGETGIDVAHSQPGGFMLCLSQDELDKRVDAMRRLHNSRPLTDFPYEVLDHAETKRRLPAIGKDVVGSLYSPLDGHVNSLKLFRALREATVRRGVDYRPNSPVESIVPRDGGFAITGPWGEMRAGKIVLCAGLGNARLAPMVGLDAPVKPSKGQIIVTEKTEPFLHNPMVTVRQTDEGGVMIGDSQEDRGFDTVVGQPILTTMAERAVRMFPRLAGLNVVRTWSALRVMSPDGFPIYDQSVTHPGAFVVTCHSGVTLAANHALTLAPAILAGVLPDSVASFTARRFHVPAHS, encoded by the coding sequence GTGTCCACCACCATCAGAGAACCCGATGTCGCCGTGATCGGCGGCGGCGTGGTCGGCGGCGCCATCGCGCTCGGCCTCGCCCGCAACGGCGCCAAGGTCGCGATCCTCGACGAGGGCGACACCGCGTTGCGGGCCTCGCGCGGCAATTTCGCGCTGGTCTGGGTGCAGTCCAAGGGCTTCGGCATGCCCGACTACGCGCTCTGGTCGCGCCGCTCCGCCGATGCCTGGCACGAGTTGGCCGCGTCGCTGGCAGGCGAGACCGGCATCGACGTCGCCCATAGCCAGCCCGGCGGCTTCATGCTCTGCCTCTCGCAGGACGAGCTCGACAAGCGCGTCGACGCGATGCGCCGCCTCCATAACAGCCGGCCGCTCACCGATTTCCCCTATGAGGTGCTCGACCATGCCGAAACGAAGCGGCGCCTGCCCGCGATCGGCAAGGACGTGGTCGGCTCGCTCTATTCCCCGCTCGACGGCCATGTGAATTCGTTGAAGCTGTTCCGGGCTTTGCGCGAGGCGACGGTACGGCGCGGCGTCGACTACCGCCCGAACAGCCCGGTCGAGAGCATCGTCCCCCGGGATGGCGGCTTCGCCATCACCGGCCCCTGGGGCGAGATGCGCGCCGGCAAAATCGTGCTCTGCGCCGGTCTCGGCAATGCGCGGCTCGCGCCCATGGTCGGGCTCGACGCGCCGGTGAAGCCCAGCAAGGGCCAGATCATCGTCACCGAGAAGACCGAGCCTTTCCTGCACAACCCGATGGTCACGGTCCGCCAGACCGACGAGGGCGGCGTGATGATCGGCGACAGCCAGGAGGATCGGGGCTTCGACACCGTCGTTGGCCAGCCAATCCTCACGACCATGGCGGAACGGGCGGTGAGGATGTTCCCGCGCCTCGCCGGCCTCAACGTCGTCCGCACCTGGTCGGCCTTGCGCGTGATGAGCCCCGACGGCTTCCCGATCTACGACCAGTCCGTGACCCATCCCGGCGCCTTCGTCGTCACCTGCCATTCCGGTGTGACGCTCGCCGCCAATCATGCCCTGACGCTCGCTCCGGCGATCCTTGCCGGCGTCTTGCCCGACAGCGTCGCCAGCTTCACCGCGCGGAGGTTCCATGTTCCGGCCCATAGCTGA
- a CDS encoding ABC transporter permease yields the protein MSRNGPFAILFHTLFVVFMLAPLVVVCLVAFTPEGYLSLPGRVWSLRWFKAILDYPEFLRAFRDSLWLAALSSTVAIGLAVPAALAIARYRFPGREAMTALFMSPLMVPHVVLGIAFLRFFTQIGLSGTFLGLVLSHIIVIFPFALRLVLAASYGIDRRIEHAAISLGASPAVVFRRVTLPLILPGVVSGWLLAAINSFDEVTMTVFIASPATTTLPVRMFLYIQDNIDPLIAAVSACLIALTAILLMALDRLFGLDRLFVGTGKG from the coding sequence ATGAGCCGCAACGGTCCCTTCGCCATCCTGTTCCACACGCTCTTCGTCGTCTTCATGCTGGCGCCGCTGGTCGTGGTCTGCCTCGTCGCCTTCACGCCGGAAGGCTATCTCTCCTTGCCGGGACGGGTCTGGAGCCTGCGCTGGTTCAAGGCGATTCTGGATTATCCCGAGTTCCTGCGCGCCTTCCGCGACTCGCTCTGGCTCGCAGCACTCTCCTCCACCGTCGCGATCGGGCTCGCCGTTCCCGCCGCACTCGCCATCGCCCGCTACCGCTTCCCCGGGCGCGAGGCGATGACCGCCTTGTTCATGTCGCCGCTGATGGTCCCCCATGTCGTGCTAGGCATCGCCTTCCTGCGCTTCTTCACGCAGATCGGCCTCTCCGGGACCTTCCTCGGGCTGGTGCTGAGCCATATCATCGTGATCTTTCCCTTCGCGCTCCGGCTCGTGCTCGCCGCCTCCTACGGCATCGACCGGCGCATCGAGCACGCCGCGATCTCGCTCGGCGCAAGCCCGGCCGTCGTCTTCCGGCGCGTGACGCTGCCGCTGATCCTGCCCGGCGTCGTCTCGGGCTGGCTGCTCGCCGCGATCAACTCCTTCGACGAAGTGACGATGACCGTCTTCATCGCCTCGCCCGCCACCACCACGCTCCCGGTCCGGATGTTCCTCTACATCCAGGACAATATCGACCCGCTCATCGCAGCCGTCTCCGCCTGCCTGATTGCCCTGACCGCCATCCTGCTGATGGCGCTGGACAGGCTGTTCGGGCTCGACCGGCTGTTCGTCGGAACCGGAAAAGGCTGA
- a CDS encoding ABC transporter permease yields MNPDASARATPYWLTGPALAVFLALVIIPLGMTVLLAFYDWGQYKGIVAEFTLKNFREIFSDSYFLEVFLRTLRISVLVTLFAILIGVPEAYILNRMSPAWRGICLLAILGPLLVSVVARTLGWALLLGSNGLVNRGLMALGLIGQPLEFMFTETGVVIALVHVLIPFMILAVWASLQRLDPQIENAALSLGASRLTIWRRVILPQIVPGILSGSIIVFALAASAFASPAIIGGRRLKVAATLAYDEFLNTLNWPLGAAVAVLLLAALVILTVGTNRLVERRYSQVFE; encoded by the coding sequence ATGAATCCGGACGCCTCCGCCCGCGCGACGCCCTACTGGCTGACCGGCCCGGCGCTCGCCGTCTTCCTCGCCCTCGTCATCATCCCGCTCGGCATGACCGTGCTTCTCGCCTTCTACGATTGGGGCCAGTACAAGGGCATCGTCGCCGAGTTCACGCTGAAGAATTTCCGCGAAATCTTCAGTGACAGCTATTTTCTCGAAGTCTTCCTGCGTACGCTCCGCATCTCCGTGCTGGTGACGCTTTTCGCCATCCTGATCGGCGTGCCCGAGGCCTATATCCTGAACCGCATGTCTCCGGCCTGGCGCGGCATTTGCCTGCTCGCGATCCTCGGGCCGCTGCTGGTCTCGGTTGTCGCCCGCACGCTCGGTTGGGCGCTACTCCTGGGCTCGAACGGCCTCGTCAACCGGGGGCTGATGGCGCTCGGCCTGATCGGCCAACCGCTCGAATTCATGTTCACCGAGACCGGCGTGGTGATCGCGCTCGTCCATGTGCTGATCCCCTTCATGATCCTCGCGGTCTGGGCCTCGCTGCAGCGGCTCGATCCGCAGATCGAGAATGCCGCGCTCTCGCTCGGCGCCTCGCGCCTGACCATCTGGCGCCGCGTGATCCTGCCGCAGATCGTGCCGGGCATCCTCTCGGGCTCGATCATCGTCTTCGCGCTGGCGGCGAGCGCCTTCGCCTCCCCCGCGATCATCGGCGGCCGGCGGCTCAAGGTCGCGGCGACGCTCGCCTATGACGAGTTCCTGAATACGCTGAACTGGCCGCTCGGCGCCGCCGTCGCCGTGCTCCTGCTCGCCGCCCTGGTCATCCTCACCGTCGGCACAAACCGGCTGGTCGAGCGCCGCTATTCGCAGGTGTTCGAATGA
- a CDS encoding ABC transporter ATP-binding protein, with protein MSHLVLEGLGKSYGTAVAVEGLDLSVARGEFISLLGPSGCGKTTTLQMIAGFVPVDRGRILLDGGDLGGVAPNKRGLGIVFQSYALFPHMTVAQNIAFGLEMRGIEKAEREKRTLEAMALVGLKGFEERYPRRMSGGQQQRVALARALVIRPSLLLLDEPLSNLDAKLREEMQGELRQIQRSIGTTTILVTHDQHEAMALSDRIVVMNKGRVEQIGAPDAVYGAPDTAFVANFLGKTNVLNATGDGSGQVKIETLSVPLAGAPSGALRIAVRPERLGFATEGAPGFAALITSRVFQGAHWLLTAESAAGPVTLIRHNDGRPVPGEGESVMLSFGAGDAALLAEGSGS; from the coding sequence ATGTCCCATCTCGTTCTCGAAGGCCTCGGCAAGTCCTACGGCACGGCGGTTGCCGTCGAGGGGCTCGACCTCTCGGTCGCGCGCGGCGAGTTCATCTCGCTGCTCGGCCCGTCCGGCTGCGGCAAGACCACGACATTGCAGATGATCGCCGGCTTCGTGCCGGTCGATCGCGGCCGCATCCTGCTCGATGGCGGCGATCTCGGCGGCGTCGCCCCCAACAAGCGCGGCCTCGGCATCGTCTTCCAGAGCTATGCGCTCTTTCCGCATATGACCGTGGCGCAGAACATCGCCTTCGGCCTCGAAATGCGCGGCATCGAGAAGGCCGAGCGCGAAAAGCGCACGCTGGAGGCCATGGCGCTGGTCGGGCTCAAGGGCTTCGAGGAGCGCTATCCCCGCCGCATGTCGGGCGGGCAGCAGCAGCGTGTCGCGCTGGCTCGTGCGTTGGTGATCAGGCCGTCCCTGCTCCTGCTCGACGAGCCCCTCTCCAATCTCGACGCCAAATTGCGCGAGGAGATGCAGGGCGAGTTGCGCCAGATCCAGCGCTCGATCGGCACGACCACGATCCTCGTCACCCATGACCAGCACGAGGCGATGGCGCTGTCCGACCGGATCGTCGTGATGAACAAGGGCCGCGTCGAGCAGATCGGCGCGCCCGATGCTGTCTATGGCGCGCCCGATACCGCCTTCGTCGCGAATTTCCTCGGCAAGACCAATGTCCTCAACGCGACCGGCGACGGAAGCGGTCAGGTCAAGATCGAGACCCTGTCCGTGCCGCTCGCCGGCGCCCCCTCGGGCGCGTTGCGCATCGCGGTCCGTCCCGAACGCCTCGGCTTCGCGACGGAAGGCGCACCGGGCTTCGCCGCGCTCATCACCTCGCGCGTCTTCCAGGGCGCGCATTGGCTGCTGACGGCCGAAAGCGCCGCCGGCCCGGTCACCCTGATCCGACACAATGACGGCAGGCCTGTTCCCGGCGAAGGTGAAAGCGTGATGCTGAGCTTCGGCGCCGGCGACGCCGCGCTTTTGGCAGAAGGTTCGGGCTCATGA
- a CDS encoding ABC transporter substrate-binding protein, whose amino-acid sequence MKLAITFALVAGTALAGSTAFAQQKTIYVAGYGGSYEQTMRKEVIPAFEKQANVKIEYVAGNSTDTLAKLQAQKGNQQIDVAIVDDGPAYQAVALGFCGTLTDGPVYKDVAPVMKFKSNKGVGLGLVGTGLFYNKKVFDENKWPAPTSWNDLKSKTYGKKIVSPPINNTYGLHALIAFAQIGGGGENNIEPGFEAFKKDINPNIVAYEPSPAKMTELFQSGQAVLGVWGSGRVKAFADTGFPVEFVYPKEGGFALGSAACPVEGSKNAAEANAFIQFMLSPAIQKIMATGAGFGPANMTVTLTPEERKGLPYGDEVKALKAVDWDIANAKREEWTRRWNREVER is encoded by the coding sequence ATGAAACTCGCCATCACATTTGCTCTTGTCGCCGGAACTGCGCTCGCCGGCTCCACCGCCTTCGCCCAGCAGAAGACAATCTACGTCGCCGGTTACGGCGGCTCCTACGAGCAGACCATGCGCAAGGAGGTCATTCCGGCCTTCGAGAAGCAGGCCAACGTCAAGATCGAATACGTCGCCGGCAATTCGACCGACACGCTCGCCAAGCTGCAGGCGCAGAAAGGCAACCAGCAGATCGACGTTGCGATCGTCGATGACGGCCCGGCCTATCAGGCCGTGGCGCTCGGCTTCTGCGGCACGCTGACCGACGGGCCCGTCTACAAGGACGTCGCGCCGGTGATGAAGTTCAAGTCGAACAAGGGCGTGGGACTCGGCCTCGTCGGCACCGGCCTGTTCTACAACAAGAAGGTCTTCGACGAGAACAAATGGCCGGCCCCGACCTCGTGGAACGACCTGAAATCGAAGACCTACGGCAAGAAGATCGTCAGCCCGCCGATCAACAACACCTATGGCCTGCACGCGCTGATCGCCTTCGCCCAGATCGGCGGCGGCGGGGAGAACAATATCGAGCCGGGCTTCGAGGCCTTCAAGAAGGACATCAATCCGAACATCGTCGCGTATGAGCCCTCGCCGGCGAAGATGACCGAGCTTTTCCAGAGCGGTCAGGCCGTGCTCGGCGTCTGGGGTTCGGGCCGCGTCAAGGCCTTCGCCGATACCGGCTTCCCGGTCGAGTTCGTCTATCCGAAGGAGGGCGGTTTCGCGCTCGGCTCGGCTGCCTGCCCCGTCGAGGGCTCGAAGAATGCGGCCGAGGCCAATGCCTTCATCCAGTTCATGCTCTCGCCCGCCATCCAGAAGATCATGGCGACCGGCGCCGGCTTCGGCCCCGCCAACATGACCGTGACGCTCACCCCGGAAGAGCGGAAGGGCCTGCCCTATGGCGACGAGGTCAAGGCGCTCAAGGCGGTCGATTGGGACATCGCCAACGCCAAGCGCGAGGAATGGACCCGCCGCTGGAATCGCGAGGTCGAGCGGTAA
- a CDS encoding LysR substrate-binding domain-containing protein, with the protein MLNPRQIEAFRTVIVTGGITAAAQALNVTQPAVTRLIQDLQYALGLPLFVKRGARLVPTSEALSLYREVERQFVGLERIENAARNLRDGRAGSLRVAALPAFNVGFLPRVVGSYLKQKPDLEIAIYGSISSQVVDWVTSGFCELGFAQLPLDFPGIDIEILPAMAPVAVLPTGHRLAAKAVLAPEDFVDEPFISLEQSTQLRYRIDALFSAHRVARQTRVETPLSMIACGLVAAGAGLSVVDPFTAEEYRGKGVEVRPLRPSVTYDIAIIWGAGRFRSAVAQDFAETVRTAALDFAGTAVA; encoded by the coding sequence ATGCTGAATCCACGCCAGATCGAGGCTTTCCGGACGGTGATCGTCACCGGCGGCATCACTGCGGCCGCGCAGGCGCTCAACGTCACGCAGCCGGCCGTGACACGCCTGATCCAGGACCTGCAATATGCGCTCGGCCTGCCGCTTTTCGTGAAGCGCGGGGCGCGGCTGGTGCCCACGAGCGAGGCGCTGTCGCTCTATCGTGAGGTCGAGCGCCAGTTCGTCGGGCTGGAGCGCATCGAGAATGCCGCGCGCAACCTGCGCGACGGACGGGCGGGTTCATTGCGCGTCGCGGCGCTGCCGGCCTTCAATGTCGGCTTTCTCCCGCGGGTCGTCGGCAGCTATCTCAAGCAGAAGCCTGACCTGGAGATCGCGATCTACGGCAGCATCTCGTCGCAGGTGGTGGACTGGGTGACGTCAGGCTTCTGTGAACTGGGCTTTGCGCAATTGCCGCTGGATTTCCCCGGCATCGACATCGAGATCCTGCCGGCGATGGCGCCGGTCGCCGTGCTGCCGACCGGGCATCGGCTCGCGGCCAAGGCCGTGCTGGCGCCGGAGGATTTCGTCGACGAGCCCTTCATCTCGCTCGAGCAATCGACGCAATTGCGCTACCGCATCGACGCCCTGTTCTCGGCTCATCGGGTTGCGCGTCAGACTCGCGTCGAGACGCCGCTGTCGATGATCGCCTGCGGGCTCGTGGCGGCCGGGGCAGGGCTTTCGGTGGTCGATCCGTTCACGGCCGAGGAGTATCGCGGCAAGGGCGTCGAGGTGCGCCCGCTCAGGCCGTCTGTCACCTACGACATCGCCATTATCTGGGGTGCTGGTCGATTCCGCTCCGCCGTCGCGCAGGATTTCGCGGAGACGGTCCGGACGGCGGCGCTCGATTTCGCCGGCACCGCGGTTGCGTGA